The Nitrospiraceae bacterium genome includes a window with the following:
- a CDS encoding FAD-dependent thymidylate synthase, with protein MSQQRHIRRVLAIAPMPPEKSAYALARYSRSPDPIEESIKWVHSHSSEKFWEQFYFDYGHASIADLGHVIVCFEQISELAAIRLEDEPLWDGQAKSSRYQNFASNNWFLPDAIRGQETEAMYLGILRGLGTVYQALHEPLTRFLTEREPRPEEMTPGAYQRAIAARAFDVTRYLLPLAARTNVGQVVSIRTLEKQISRLLSSQLPELRMIGEDLKDACQKPPVNLWGELSGQAAGLAEPLAPTLARYAKASPYQTEVYSDLARHAKEVLRGTGLDQPGSWGDQEPVDLLEPHHPLDEIVTTLLYRVSQASYRKILAVVQDWTEKQKQDTLEVAFRQRGPHDELIKEFRSGYGFVFDILMDIGGWRDMHRHRRCQQVQQNFTTVHGFDTPPVLTEAGLEQEYRDAMGLVKTDIEHLRKSSQEAAMYAIPFGFRVRCLFKMDFAEAEYIAKLRSGVKGHWSYRTIAWLMKQKLAERYPILGDRMQATPPDVQDALTR; from the coding sequence ATGAGCCAACAGCGCCACATTCGCCGCGTGCTCGCGATCGCGCCGATGCCGCCGGAAAAGTCCGCCTATGCGCTGGCTCGGTACAGCCGCTCCCCGGACCCAATCGAGGAGAGTATCAAGTGGGTCCATTCCCATTCCTCCGAGAAGTTCTGGGAACAGTTCTACTTCGATTACGGACATGCCTCGATCGCCGACCTGGGGCACGTGATCGTCTGCTTCGAACAGATCTCGGAGTTGGCTGCCATTCGGCTCGAGGATGAGCCCCTGTGGGATGGTCAGGCCAAGTCCAGTCGGTACCAAAACTTTGCCTCGAACAACTGGTTCCTGCCCGATGCCATTCGCGGCCAAGAGACCGAAGCCATGTATCTCGGCATCCTCCGCGGACTTGGGACGGTGTACCAAGCCTTGCATGAGCCGCTCACCCGTTTCTTGACCGAACGGGAGCCTCGGCCTGAAGAGATGACGCCGGGCGCCTATCAACGGGCCATTGCGGCGCGAGCCTTCGACGTAACTCGCTATCTGCTGCCGTTGGCTGCGCGTACCAACGTCGGCCAAGTGGTCAGCATCCGCACCTTAGAGAAACAGATCTCCCGGCTGCTCTCCTCGCAGTTGCCCGAACTCCGGATGATCGGCGAAGACCTGAAGGATGCCTGCCAAAAACCTCCGGTCAACCTGTGGGGTGAATTGTCAGGACAAGCCGCGGGCCTGGCCGAACCGTTGGCGCCGACGCTGGCGCGTTATGCCAAAGCGAGTCCTTACCAGACAGAGGTGTACAGCGACCTGGCTCGGCACGCGAAGGAAGTGTTGCGGGGGACTGGGTTAGACCAGCCGGGGTCTTGGGGTGACCAGGAGCCGGTGGATCTCCTCGAGCCGCACCATCCGCTCGACGAAATCGTGACGACCTTGCTCTATCGCGTCTCGCAGGCCTCCTATCGGAAGATTCTCGCCGTCGTGCAGGACTGGACCGAGAAGCAGAAGCAGGACACGCTGGAGGTGGCTTTCCGTCAACGAGGTCCACATGACGAGCTGATCAAAGAATTCCGCAGCGGCTACGGATTCGTCTTCGACATCCTCATGGACATCGGGGGGTGGCGCGACATGCACCGGCACCGACGCTGTCAGCAGGTACAGCAGAACTTCACGACGGTCCACGGGTTCGACACGCCGCCCGTGTTGACCGAGGCCGGGCTGGAGCAGGAATACCGCGACGCCATGGGCTTGGTCAAAACCGACATCGAGCACCTTCGCAAATCGAGCCAGGAAGCGGCCATGTATGCGATCCCGTTCGGCTTCCGGGTCCGTTGCCTGTTCAAGATGGATTTTGCCGAGGCGGAATATATTGCGAAACTGCGCTCCGGCGTAAAGGGCCACTGGTCCTACCGCACGATCGCGTGGCTCATGAAGCAAAAATTGGCCGAACGGTACCCGATCCTCGGCGACCGCATGCAGGCGACCCCGCCGGATGTGCAGGACGCGCTGACCCGCTAA
- a CDS encoding tetratricopeptide repeat protein encodes MTDHQQQIESALLAGDWDRVAAEATAWVQAVDSAGERNARPFFALNVTQLMRGDFAGAWKTHARSLQEPEDIEHVRAWVQQIHEQQADNAQVQLVWGLFLAQSGQSEQSMAVYKDVAKLAPDSAYPHYFLAQMHERAGQIEMAIKEYREAVRLSPSFAAARTNLGVAYQEQGRLEMAIPQYREVITLNPDDPVAHANLACALAEQGKLEPALREYKEALRLNPNDAEIHFALAGLYENRGRTDLAAKSYRDAVEVDPNFAAGHTALGFMALDKGRMTEAMDYFNRAIKANPDEARAYYGVGKIYAAKGKREVAAENFAKSLRLEKNPDRKNQIMNELFQSGQVGD; translated from the coding sequence ATGACCGACCATCAGCAACAAATCGAATCGGCCCTGCTTGCGGGCGATTGGGACAGAGTGGCGGCCGAGGCGACTGCCTGGGTCCAGGCGGTCGATTCCGCAGGCGAACGCAACGCCCGGCCCTTCTTCGCGCTCAACGTGACGCAGCTCATGCGGGGGGATTTCGCCGGCGCCTGGAAGACACACGCCCGCTCGCTCCAGGAACCGGAAGACATCGAACACGTCCGGGCCTGGGTGCAGCAGATCCACGAGCAACAGGCGGACAATGCCCAGGTTCAACTGGTCTGGGGCCTTTTTCTCGCTCAATCGGGCCAGTCGGAACAGTCCATGGCGGTCTATAAGGACGTAGCCAAGCTGGCGCCGGACTCCGCCTATCCCCACTACTTTCTGGCGCAGATGCACGAACGCGCCGGCCAGATCGAAATGGCAATCAAGGAATATCGCGAGGCGGTTCGACTCAGCCCATCATTTGCCGCCGCCCGCACGAACCTCGGGGTGGCCTACCAGGAGCAGGGCCGGCTGGAAATGGCGATCCCGCAATACCGCGAAGTCATCACCCTCAATCCCGACGATCCGGTGGCCCATGCCAACCTAGCTTGCGCCTTGGCCGAGCAAGGGAAGCTGGAGCCGGCCTTGCGCGAGTATAAAGAAGCGTTGCGCCTGAATCCGAACGATGCAGAGATCCACTTCGCGCTCGCGGGGCTCTATGAAAATCGCGGCCGCACCGATCTCGCCGCCAAGTCCTATCGGGATGCGGTAGAGGTCGATCCAAATTTTGCCGCCGGCCACACCGCCCTTGGTTTCATGGCCTTGGACAAGGGACGGATGACGGAAGCGATGGACTATTTCAACCGGGCCATCAAGGCCAATCCCGACGAGGCCCGCGCCTATTACGGCGTCGGAAAGATCTACGCCGCAAAGGGTAAGCGCGAGGTCGCCGCCGAAAACTTTGCCAAGTCCCTCCGACTCGAGAAGAACCCCGATCGAAAAAACCAGATCATGAACGAGCTCTTCCAGAGCGGCCAGGTCGGGGATTAG
- a CDS encoding P-II family nitrogen regulator: MGGLTLHPMKEIRVIVSGEHRPFVTDLLDKVEATGYTIIGNISGKGHHGLREAHFMFSEQESLVMIMTVVPEEKVEPILAGLRPLFDRYSGVMFLSDVAVSRREYFGKKGGAK; this comes from the coding sequence ATGGGCGGATTGACGCTGCATCCCATGAAGGAAATTCGCGTCATCGTGTCGGGCGAGCACCGGCCGTTTGTGACCGATCTCTTGGACAAGGTCGAGGCCACGGGATACACCATCATCGGCAACATTTCCGGCAAGGGCCACCACGGCTTGCGGGAAGCCCATTTCATGTTCAGCGAGCAGGAAAGCCTCGTGATGATCATGACGGTGGTGCCGGAAGAGAAGGTAGAACCGATTCTGGCTGGACTGCGGCCGCTGTTCGACCGCTACTCAGGCGTGATGTTCTTGTCCGATGTTGCCGTAAGTCGGCGCGAATACTTCGGAAAAAAGGGCGGCGCGAAGTAA
- a CDS encoding DUF2309 domain-containing protein translates to MERRAGIAKHCDEGSGMDPLNQTADIEARRMELRGTIRLASEVIAQYWPMRTFVHHNPLHSLEYLPFEETVRLGHRFLGGTGYLSGDEYRRYVSCGRIQLRHLDEALASLGKDEEIVVGPCRISHREVLRACLTHGLSSIREEAVGSLMDEGPDEEQLETLADHLSTLSVPTVKDRMAAAVREDLASLGHYQTLSGWCDHALGTQTVQQINAEVIKWCEAFLDEGHAAWAMPGREQGLYAAWKALAATEWSSCGILDSRRKIASLPEHPEDAVLESLEALGIPAELRQDYLGLQLAALPGWAGYIKWRAEESDYAWQQNYPVGLVKFLAIRLWYVRELVQKACREELGIDGRFQAVTAFMQSQTHAYFLRRERSAGRLPDPCAEAVDRLRHHHGPSPAWEQLAERYQREYGPRLARSAQRTMARRLLRLAQALEIVPTALLEGLPTDLRRLIEWMDAFPESAHGPVWLKAFEAGYHEQLFGMLMRTSAAAGRREASPPVRPQSQSVFCIDVRSEPFRRHLESTGPHETYGFAGFFAVFIRYRAWGKEHDTEQFPVIMRPRNEVREIPRSYLDQYISKHQSRAKLVHAGHTLLHDLKENVVTPYVMVESLGWFYGVPIVGKTVIPALYRRFTGWLRRLFVPPIATSLTVDKLSPAETEEMILSEQRALIWRALRDRYGLNASKLDPAFVEALRRKALDSEAAVDQELHDGGKEAELSSEQVTALLDDLRRHYQINQRSASRQKERITRTGFTLDEQVLTIETVLRMLGLVRNFARLVLFCAHGATSENNPFESALDCGACGGNEGKPNARVIAAMANRPQVRERLAKRGIDIPPDTHFLAGQVDTTTDDVQLFDLEDVPPTHRKDVGRLYDDLREASRLTSQERCARFPDIGATLPMEDAQALVQERSADWSQVRPEWGLSGNTSFVIGRRALTKGLNLGGRVFLHSYDYREDPGERLLEVLMTAPQVVAQWINMEHYFSAVDNEVYGSGSKIYHNVVGRFGIMSGPWSDLRLGLAWQTVKNGDVPYHEPMRLLTLIEAPRPRIEKLIARHEILQHFYHNEWVHLAALDPEDGVWYRYMPSGVWRRVRHAVDIETENA, encoded by the coding sequence ATGGAGCGTCGCGCCGGCATCGCCAAACATTGCGATGAAGGGAGCGGCATGGACCCGCTGAACCAGACCGCCGATATCGAAGCCCGCCGGATGGAGTTACGCGGGACGATTCGCCTTGCGAGCGAAGTCATCGCCCAATACTGGCCGATGCGCACCTTCGTCCACCACAATCCGTTACACAGCCTCGAATACCTTCCCTTCGAGGAGACGGTCCGCCTGGGCCATCGATTCCTCGGAGGAACCGGCTACCTCTCAGGCGATGAGTATCGCCGCTATGTCTCGTGCGGTCGTATCCAGCTCCGACACCTCGACGAAGCTCTGGCCTCCCTGGGAAAGGATGAGGAGATCGTGGTCGGTCCCTGCCGTATCTCCCACCGGGAGGTCCTGCGTGCCTGTTTGACCCACGGCCTGTCCTCCATTCGAGAGGAAGCCGTCGGCTCGCTCATGGACGAAGGCCCGGACGAAGAGCAGCTCGAAACCCTTGCCGACCATCTCTCGACGCTATCGGTGCCGACCGTGAAAGATCGCATGGCTGCCGCAGTTCGGGAAGACCTGGCCTCGCTGGGCCATTACCAAACCCTCTCGGGTTGGTGCGATCACGCCCTCGGAACCCAGACGGTGCAGCAGATCAACGCCGAGGTGATCAAGTGGTGCGAAGCCTTTCTGGACGAGGGCCATGCCGCCTGGGCGATGCCGGGTCGCGAGCAGGGGCTCTACGCAGCCTGGAAGGCGTTGGCCGCCACCGAATGGTCGAGCTGCGGCATCCTGGACAGCCGCCGCAAAATCGCCTCGCTGCCGGAGCATCCGGAGGATGCGGTGCTCGAGAGTCTTGAGGCGCTGGGCATTCCGGCGGAGCTGCGTCAGGATTATCTGGGCCTGCAGTTGGCGGCGCTGCCGGGTTGGGCCGGCTACATCAAATGGCGGGCCGAAGAAAGTGACTACGCCTGGCAGCAAAACTATCCGGTGGGACTGGTGAAGTTTTTGGCCATCCGGCTCTGGTATGTGCGCGAGCTGGTGCAGAAAGCCTGCCGGGAGGAACTCGGCATCGACGGCCGGTTCCAGGCGGTCACAGCTTTCATGCAATCGCAGACGCATGCCTATTTTCTGCGCAGGGAACGAAGCGCGGGGCGGCTCCCGGACCCATGCGCCGAGGCTGTAGACCGGCTCCGACATCATCACGGTCCCTCGCCGGCTTGGGAGCAGTTAGCCGAGCGCTACCAGCGGGAGTACGGCCCGCGGCTCGCCCGTTCGGCACAACGGACCATGGCCCGGAGGCTGCTGCGGCTGGCGCAGGCCCTGGAGATCGTGCCGACCGCGTTGTTGGAGGGCCTTCCGACGGACCTTCGACGCCTGATCGAGTGGATGGACGCGTTCCCCGAATCGGCACACGGACCCGTGTGGCTCAAGGCTTTCGAGGCAGGCTATCACGAACAGTTGTTCGGTATGCTCATGCGGACTTCCGCCGCCGCCGGGCGCCGCGAGGCATCGCCCCCCGTCCGCCCGCAGTCCCAGTCCGTGTTCTGTATCGACGTGCGGTCCGAGCCCTTCCGGCGCCATCTGGAGTCCACCGGACCGCATGAGACCTACGGTTTCGCCGGGTTCTTTGCCGTCTTCATTCGCTATCGCGCCTGGGGGAAGGAACATGATACGGAGCAGTTCCCCGTCATCATGCGACCTCGGAACGAAGTCCGCGAGATCCCCCGCAGCTACCTTGATCAATATATCTCCAAACACCAGTCGCGAGCCAAGCTGGTCCATGCCGGCCATACGTTGCTGCACGATTTGAAGGAAAACGTCGTCACGCCCTATGTGATGGTCGAATCCCTCGGCTGGTTTTACGGGGTGCCGATCGTGGGCAAGACGGTGATCCCGGCCCTCTATCGACGGTTCACGGGCTGGCTGCGCCGACTCTTTGTGCCACCGATCGCCACCAGCCTGACGGTCGACAAACTGTCTCCGGCCGAGACCGAAGAGATGATCCTTTCGGAACAGCGGGCCTTGATCTGGCGGGCCCTGCGCGATCGGTACGGACTGAATGCCTCCAAGCTCGACCCCGCTTTCGTCGAAGCGCTGCGCCGCAAGGCGCTGGATTCCGAGGCCGCAGTGGATCAGGAACTCCACGACGGGGGCAAAGAAGCCGAGCTGTCGTCCGAACAGGTGACGGCCCTGCTCGACGACCTCCGCCGCCACTACCAGATCAACCAGCGGTCGGCCTCGCGGCAGAAAGAACGCATCACCCGGACGGGCTTCACCCTCGATGAACAGGTGCTGACCATCGAGACGGTCTTGCGCATGCTGGGTCTCGTCAGGAACTTCGCCCGCCTCGTCCTGTTCTGCGCCCACGGAGCCACGAGCGAAAACAATCCCTTCGAATCCGCGTTGGATTGCGGGGCTTGCGGCGGCAACGAAGGCAAACCGAACGCTCGTGTGATCGCCGCGATGGCCAACCGGCCGCAGGTGCGCGAACGGTTGGCAAAGCGCGGCATCGACATTCCCCCGGACACCCATTTTCTCGCCGGTCAGGTCGACACCACGACGGACGACGTGCAGCTGTTCGACTTGGAAGACGTGCCGCCGACGCACCGCAAGGATGTCGGCCGGCTCTACGACGATCTCCGGGAAGCCTCCCGACTGACGAGTCAGGAGCGTTGTGCCAGGTTCCCGGACATCGGCGCCACGCTCCCGATGGAAGACGCCCAGGCTCTCGTACAGGAACGCAGCGCCGATTGGAGCCAGGTGCGGCCTGAGTGGGGCCTCTCCGGTAACACCTCGTTTGTCATCGGCCGCCGCGCGCTCACGAAGGGACTGAACCTCGGCGGGCGAGTCTTCTTGCACTCATACGATTACCGCGAAGATCCCGGTGAGCGTCTGCTCGAAGTGCTGATGACCGCGCCTCAAGTGGTCGCTCAGTGGATCAACATGGAACATTACTTTTCTGCCGTGGACAACGAGGTCTATGGGAGCGGGAGCAAGATTTACCACAACGTGGTCGGCCGGTTCGGCATCATGTCCGGTCCCTGGAGCGACCTGCGGCTGGGACTGGCCTGGCAAACCGTGAAGAACGGCGACGTGCCCTATCATGAGCCGATGCGGCTGCTGACGCTGATCGAGGCGCCGCGTCCCCGCATCGAGAAGCTCATCGCCCGGCACGAGATCCTGCAGCACTTTTATCATAATGAATGGGTGCACCTGGCGGCATTGGACCCCGAGGACGGAGTCTGGTATCGCTACATGCCCTCCGGCGTGTGGCGTCGCGTCAGGCACGCCGTGGACATAGAGACAGAGAATGCGTGA